DNA from Triticum aestivum cultivar Chinese Spring chromosome 7D, IWGSC CS RefSeq v2.1, whole genome shotgun sequence:
TGGGAAGTTGCGTGCAACAAGCCAGATTATGAAAAAATATAGTCTTCAGGTTGTTGAGGGGcaccattgatgtggacatcatcCAACTCGGGAGTTGCTGGCCAAAATAGCCTGTGATTTCAAGATATTCTACACCAAGTGGAGGGCAGAGCTTATCGAGAACCTTCTCAATTCGTTGTTGCTCTTCCTCGGAAACACCTTCCTTCTCTTTGAGAGACCCATCATCTGCCAGTTTACTGGTGCAGTCTAGGAGTAGCATGATAAGATGCGTCTTCTCGCCGAGCCTGGCATTAGCAGCAAATGAGGCAGCAGATACATTCTCCAATTGAACTAATCCAAGAAACCTGAGTTGGGAAAGAGACCCCAACTCGTCCAAACTGCACCAATCACCATCCATGTGCGCTCGAAACATACTTAGTTTCCTCATATTTGTCAGACCACTGAACCCCCTAGGTACCATACTTGCTTTGGGAAGTGAAAGTAACCTTAGCTGGTCAAGCTTCACAATGCTATCAGGAAGATTCACCAATTTTGCACATCCACCAAGGTCAAGGAATTGCAATAGTTTCATCTTGCCAATGTTTCCTGGAAGTACAGATACATCAGCATTTACTAGTGTTAGATACCTCAGGTGCTTGAGTTGATGCAACGATTCAAGCAATATGGACATATCTGCAGATTTCATATGCAGAGTCCGCAAACTAGAAAAAGTAGCCAACGAATCACCAGGCTTCATCTTAATCTGGATAGTTGAGATCAATGTTCTCACTGATTTTTGCGCCTGTAGACATTTCCAATTAATTTCACCTGATTGTGATTGGTTAGTTTCTATGGACAACCGCAGAAAGTTTTGTGAATTAAGTTCAGCAAGAATATCATTGTCTCCATCTTTAGCTATGAGTGCTTCATCTTTAGTCATATACTGAGCAAATGAGCGGACAACATCATGCATGCTGCAAACCCATAGATCAGCATACGATTTATTGGGCTCTATGAGGTTCCTAGATACCAACTCCTTGTAGTAAATTTTTCCCAATTCTTCTAAATCATTAGAATTTCCGTGAATAAATCCTTCACTAATCCACATTGCAACAACTTCATCCATAGTAAAATTTCTACTTTTAGGGAGAAGAGAGTAGTACAGAAAGCATTGCTTCAGGTAAGAAGGCATATATTCATAGCTTATGTATACTGTGTGGTCGAGCTCATTGGGCATTTTAGTTGTTGACCATTTAGAATCATCCAAAACCTGCTGCCAGTCACGCCGGAGCCCCCCTCTTTCACGCAAGAGTCCTCCCATTACTTTAACAGCAACTGGTAAACAACCACATTTCTGTATAATTTTCAGTCCGATATCCATTAGCGTATTGATGTGGTCTTCATCTATCTCACTTGAGCGTACCTGCGAACATATCATGGAAGGGACCGCTAAAGTTAAGTAACTATGTACCAAGATCCTCTAAGGCGCTCAGTTTTACCTCTTAAGAAGACTAGTTGATGTATCTATCCATTTGTCAAGGTAAATACTCAAAGTACAGAAAGTACATGTCAAAGAGAAATGGTATTAATGTATTTACTTATCTTTCTCCTACATACCAAAGATTTGTGCAATGGCTTTCAAATATAACATACATACTTTATGCCTAGCCCTACAAAATTACTGACAACTTCTTACCTCCAAGAGGCAATAGTACATACATGTCTCTGAATTTACACGTAATTAATGGCTCATTTTAATTTGGCAGCATCCTAACATTTCTCTTAATTAACTACATAGTACTGGTAATAAGTAGATGGAGATAATGAAAGAGATTTAGCATTTAATTAAGTACAGACCTGCTTCTTGAGCAATGACCAAGCGTCATCGGGTGCTAATGTGTCGACGTGGTGGTAGGGCTGTATAGCTGTCACCCCTTGGGCAACGCGTCCTTCTCTAGTTGTGATGAGGACACGGCTGCCTGAAGCAGCAGCATTGGCAAAGGGTATTTTTAGCACACCCTCCCAAGCTCCTTTGTCCCACACATCATCCATTATCAGGAAGGTCTTGTGGTCCTTCAAGGCCTGCATTAGGGCTCGATGAAGCGCGTCCTTTGCATTTCCAGCTAGTTGGGCGTTTCCATCGGCACAGATGATGGTTCTTTTAAGCAACTCAACCTCACTGAAGTTTTGGTTGACGCTCAACCATATCTTTTTGCTGAACCCGCCCTGGATTGCCTCGTCATTGAAGACCTTCTGGGCAAGAGTGGTCTTGCCAACCCCACCGACACCTACGATGGCGAACACCATGATGTCATCATTGACCTCCTTTCCCTTTTGCATAATCAGAGCCACTAGTGCTTTTGTATCTTCTTCAATCTTGTCTCCAACCACAGCTGACCGGTCAAAGTCCCCTACCGTCTCCCGGCTAGGATTACCCTGACGAGAGGCATGGGCATTGCTGCTATGACAATCCTCATAGGACCCAAGATTGATGAAGTTGAAAGCAGCGCTGCGCTGCTTGATGCTATCAAGCCTCTGGTTGAGCGCCTTGATGCGGGTGCCGATCTCACGAGCATGGAAGGGATTCCGCATGCAAAAGAGTAAGGGATTGCAACACCCATCATCTGTGGAGGAAGACCCACGCTCCAGTGCCTTGAGTTggcagaggtcgaggatgtcagcAGCTTCGTACATGGCACGCTTGAGCTGCCCCACCCAGACTCGGACGGTCTCGTCGCTGATATTCCTCCTATCAGCGTCAGCGAGGAAGTTCTTGAGGTCTTGAAGCTTGTCGCCCAACTTGTCGATCTCGCCTGAGACACCCAGCATCGTTCCGAGCTCATCTTGTACCACCTGCTTGAGGTAGTCCCCGATGTAGGATGCAAACGCATCCAACACCATCGCCATTGGTCAACTTGCTGGCCTTCCGCTGTGATAACAATTAGAGGCAATTGAAGTGAGTTTTAAGTAGCAGACAGAGACAAGGAAATAAAACTTGAACACTAACTAACTACCTCAAGCAGAGCACTACGTCACCAACCTCTGAGATTGATGGGATGCACTGCACGGCACAGCAGTCGGTGGTGACAAATATCAGCGGATGGCAGCGGCGACCGGGGCAAGCAAAGCAAAGCGGAGCATCACATTCCCATCGATG
Protein-coding regions in this window:
- the LOC123169377 gene encoding disease resistance RPP13-like protein 4, coding for MAMVLDAFASYIGDYLKQVVQDELGTMLGVSGEIDKLGDKLQDLKNFLADADRRNISDETVRVWVGQLKRAMYEAADILDLCQLKALERGSSSTDDGCCNPLLFCMRNPFHAREIGTRIKALNQRLDSIKQRSAAFNFINLGSYEDCHSSNAHASRQGNPSRETVGDFDRSAVVGDKIEEDTKALVALIMQKGKEVNDDIMVFAIVGVGGVGKTTLAQKVFNDEAIQGGFSKKIWLSVNQNFSEVELLKRTIICADGNAQLAGNAKDALHRALMQALKDHKTFLIMDDVWDKGAWEGVLKIPFANAAASGSRVLITTREGRVAQGVTAIQPYHHVDTLAPDDAWSLLKKQVRSSEIDEDHINTLMDIGLKIIQKCGCLPVAVKVMGGLLRERGGLRRDWQQVLDDSKWSTTKMPNELDHTVYISYEYMPSYLKQCFLYYSLLPKSRNFTMDEVVAMWISEGFIHGNSNDLEELGKIYYKELVSRNLIEPNKSYADLWVCSMHDVVRSFAQYMTKDEALIAKDGDNDILAELNSQNFLRLSIETNQSQSGEINWKCLQAQKSVRTLISTIQIKMKPGDSLATFSSLRTLHMKSADMSILLESLHQLKHLRYLTLVNADVSVLPGNIGKMKLLQFLDLGGCAKLVNLPDSIVKLDQLRLLSLPKASMVPRGFSGLTNMRKLSMFRAHMDGDWCSLDELGSLSQLRFLGLVQLENVSAASFAANARLGEKTHLIMLLLDCTSKLADDGSLKEKEGVSEEEQQRIEKVLDKLCPPLGVEYLEITGYFGQQLPSWMMSTSMVPLNNLKTIFFHNLACCTQLPNGLCQFPILQFIQVSRAPCIKHVGTGFVQAAVASFPRLNELKLNAMVEWEEWEWEEQVQAMRRLEKFVLSYCRLRHIPRGLVSNASSLKILFLKRVMNLSYIESFLSVVELKVNGCPDLERITNLPNMLKLTIRNCPKLKVLEHIASLEWLILEDYTMEKLPEYMRVIKARHLLLFCRLWLLSVVAAGQSGTEWDKFNQVEHVKAYAGDGDNQRKWYVLYTRGDNYKFDSNISSSTIFEEPLSSCMVDQQGFESLYRMRRSTFSYICSLVRIPFFEDMMTRGHTFVDGKVMSLQDGVAIALSVLNSGEPSQIVGSSLSVSESTVSVITQRFVEAMWERAFYHICWADAEMEKIKRMFDKIHGLPNCCGVVHTTHITFGSQNHEPGDEQNDDKLMLVIDPDMKFTGTHFGSQNQLSVLHDSSLFKSCQEGTMLNGSKLMLSDGLEVGEYIIGDAGYPLLPWLLTPYSMEDKDLLSADVPPYQAEFNRRHSSASTLTLAALARLKDNWKILDRAVSSFPVMETIDVCCILHNIVIDMEEIEEEDVVGMEEENHIEQVRQVADEDAVRVRDILSQHLTGSGVDATATKREAAEVVSSVLGDENKE